DNA from Eucalyptus grandis isolate ANBG69807.140 chromosome 5, ASM1654582v1, whole genome shotgun sequence:
tttctttctctctctgtcttttctcccctttttcctctcctcacgtcacttcctgctCCCCACTCCCacccactttttttcttttcttctctctctctctttctctccccctctctcggaTGGAAccccccttcttcttcatcttcttcttcttcttcctgcttcacccaccaccacaccgccgccccacgccctactcagtactcaccaccacctcttggccaccgaaccaccaccacccaccggtCGTCCGACGAGCCGTCTTGCCGTTGAGCCCGACAAGCTGTCGCGCCGTCCGCGCTGCCGCTCACCTCCGAGAGCCACCTCCCTTGACACCGCCGCTGGACGCCGTCACCCCTCGCTTGCCTCGCCGCTCAGTCACTTGCCGTCGACGCCGCTGTTAGACGTTGCTCGTCCCCGCGGTGGAGGCTGCTCGCTCGCCCAGCCGCCCCAATGCCGCTCGCTGCTCGCCCAACCGCCCTAACGCTGCTCGCTTGCCACTCGCCCAGTCGCCTCGaagccgctcgccgctcgcccagtcgccccgacgccgctcgccgctcgcccaGCCACCTAATGAGCCTTAACTCCACACCccttcgcctccgcctccacctccacctccacctccacctccagcTCAGTCGcacccccactctctctctccttctgcCTGTCTGGTCGGGGGCAACGCGGGACGCCCTTGGAGACTCCGGCGGGGGCCTACCGGCTGATCGACGACGAGACGGTAGGGTTGGATTTATCTCagtttatttggatttttagcttgcaaaatgtttttgtaggatGTATGATAGTTGAATTTAACTTAAGTCATTTAACTCGACCATGTTATGTTCATTTTAGTGACAAGTGGACCATATTTTTCTCATTGAGCCTTCCATATGTAGACCTGGGATTTGTTAAAATAGCATGCTACTGAAGTGAGAGAAGCTGAGTCCAAGTTGTTCTTGTCTATTATGTTTATGCAATTTCAAGGGAATATGGCATTAATGTAACTTTAGTCTTTTACCTTTTGATTCTATTGTAAGCTTCTATTTCATTTCACAGATCCCAACAAATGGAGCTGGTTTGATTGAGTATATATGCCATCCTTTCTGGTCCTAGAAGTACTGTCCGTCGCATGAGCATGACAACACAGCTCGATGTTGTAGTTGCGAGCAATTGGAGGTAGTGGTCTAGGCTAGCACAAGTAAATGCAATGCCATGCTTTGTTCCCACAATCTTGCGGATTGTATATTTTAAATGCATTGAATCAGCTGtactcatttttttgtttttctttcttttgatatttattttaccTACTGACAGTCGTGGAACACAACATACATATCTTTGGGAGATGGACGAAGTTTATGCCTCGAGTGCATGGAATCTGCTATCATGGACACTAGTGACTGTCAACCACTTTATCATGCGATCAGAGACTACTATGAAGGAATGAACATGAAATTGGATCAGCAAATTCCATTGCTTTTGGTTGAATGAGGTTTGGGTTTTCTTTCAAAGTTGGCGCGCCATTCCTGATGCTAGTTTTCTGCAGGGCCACCATCACATGCCTGAGACAAGAGGTTTATGTCTTTCCGAGGAGCAAACTGTGTCCAGTGTATGATATTAGACATCTACTGATTTTGCTTTCAGGAAATCCAGAGTAAATCCTTGAGCAAGATTCACCTGTTCAATTTTACACTCGTTTCATTGCTTTTGTATTCAGGTTCACCCAGACTTGGAGGCCACAGGCTTGTTGGAATGAAAACTCAACCCCAGAAATTGACAAGGAAATGCGAAGTTACAGCCATTCTTGTTCTTTATGGTCTACCAAGGTAAGTGTGATTGAAAAGCTCTTGTTTCGCAAagtaatgaatatatttattaagtACACAACAGCTCTTCATATAcatgttttaaaaatttgtagGTTAGAAATACTTCTTGAGGATGAGTTGACAAACAACTGCATATTTGACGGGTCTTCCTAAGTAGACAATCTGAACTTTTCCAATGCATAGTTGTTAGGAAGTCCCATTGAGCTGTGACAGAGAGACTTTCCCAACATAGAGCTTCAGAAAAATGGTCTGATGCTAATGAAACTTCTTGTATAGTTCAATGGATGCTTATACTTCATTTCGGAGTGATGGCATTATGGGTCTTGTTATGGAGAAGTACGTCTTGGATGTGAAATTGTTGTGATAAGTTGGCATAGCTATTTCTCGAGATAAGTATTGTGAAAGTTTTGCTTAActaaagatgaacaaaaaaaaaaaaaaaaaaaaaaaaaaaagaaccgtAAGAACAcggaaccgaccctggaacctgtaatagggtaggttccaggttccaagttccaacgggtaggttccaggttccaaaaaattaggaacctgtacccgagggtaggttccaggttccaggcggaacctgtaaggaacctggaaccgctcacccctagttcaGACCGTATGAGAAGCTTTTTCGAAAATATGGCATTTTAAACTTCTCTCGAACCCgatgtttccttttcttcttttcgcaTGAAGCGATGATCTGAGTATTTAGCTTAGTCTAGCTACAGAGTTTCTTATCAGCAAACATACCGACGAAACTAACATTTCTTTGGACTTCTAACATAGGAAAAATGCAGATCATGTGAGGTCGGTTATTGCTTCTTTGGTTAAAGGTGCCTATGTCTTAGAGCGGGACCGCCGGGGGAAACGTGAAGGTTCCCAGGCTCTTGCACCTCCTTGGTGGGAAACTTTCGGTTTTCAGTTGAAGCGCATACTCGTAGATGGGGCTGACTCTTCTATCTTCGGTGCCATCTTCGGGTATAAGCCTCTGCCATCCTCATGTAACCACTCAGCAGATGGACCGTGTTTCGTGGTCGCCTTCCATGTTCACGAAAGAATCATTCTTTCGAGATATTGAGCTGGATGTTCGAATTTTCTGGAATGAGCTTCACTCCTCGTCTCGCTGCAAGACTGCCATGCAGGCAGTAGAAGACTGTAGGATATGAAACCCTTTTGCTTGACATTAATTATAGAGTGCGCAGCTTATAAAATATGCGAAAATATAAGACTCAAAATAAACTCAGTAAGCTGATACAATGACATACTCAAACTAATTAATACAAGCATACATGCATAGACTCAGCTATTCTATTTTCCTTGCCTTCTCGATCACGGACGGATAACTCGCTCA
Protein-coding regions in this window:
- the LOC108959994 gene encoding GDSL esterase/lipase At4g10955-like, yielding MSFRGANCVQCSPRLGGHRLVGMKTQPQKLTRKCEVTAILVLYGLPRKNADHVRSVIASLVKGAYVLERDRRGKREGSQALAPPWWETFGFQLKRILVDGADSSIFGAIFGLWLLQEFFFGGLRSDAAAHFSLASYYYIRCCVPTKTRLQPPAILRWSG